The segment GTGGTGGACGAGCTGGCCGACCTGATGATGACCGCTCCCAAGGAGGTGGAAACCGCCATTTTGCGCCTGGCCCAGATGGCCCGGGCCACGGGCATGCACTTAATCCTCGCCACCCAGCGGCCCAGTGTGGACATCCTCACCTCCCTCATCAAGGTAAACATCCCCGCCCGCCTGGCCTTTGCCGTGTCCAGCGGCTTCGATTCCCGCACCATCCTGGACACCCAGGGAGCGGAAAAGCTCATCGGCCAGGGGGATGCCCTCTTCTACCAGCCCGGGCTCACCAAGCCCGTGCGCCTCCAGGTACCCTACCTATCCGAGGAGGAAGTGCAACGCCTGGCTGGCTTCCTCAGGGGCCAGAGCTACGAGGACCGCTTCGCCGAGGCCTACGGCCAGGACTTTGAGCCCCCCAAGGGGCCGGAAGGCGCGGGCCCCGGCGAGGTGGACTTCTCGGATCCCCTTCTCAAGAAGGCGGCGGAGATCGTGGTGGAGGAGGGTTACGGCTCCGTAAGCCGCCTGCAGCGCCGCCTTTCCATCGGCCACGCCCGGGCCGGAAAGCTGATGGATGCCCTCGAGGCCATGGGCATCGTGGGCCCCTCCAAGGGTTCCAAGCCCCGGGAGGTTCTCGTTAGCAAAGAGCAGCTCAAGGATTTCTTCGGGTAAAGGTGTGCTATCATAGCCCCTTGTGGAAACGGTGCCGGGCGGGCGCTGGGTGGCGGAAATCTACGGCTGCGACCTGGATGTCTTGGAAAACCCCAAGATGGTGGAGGCCGCCCTCCTGGATGCGGTGATGCGCTTGGGGGCACCCAGGGGCTCGGCCCAGTCGGTGGTGTACAAGTTTCATCCCCAGGGGCTCTCGGCGGCGGTGGTGAGCCCGGTGGCGGCGGTGATGATCCACACCTGGCCCGAGGACAACGCCTCCGCCACCCTGGACCTCTACTTCTACCGGGATGGAGTGGACCCCGAGGAGGTCCTGAAGGGGCTCTCCCGGGCCTTCGGGGCCAAGGAGGAATCGGCCTTCCGCTACTGGCGGGGAACGGAACACGCCATCAAGCGCCGGGCCTTTGGTGGTCAGCAAGGAGGTTGAAGCTATGGACTACGGCATGTACTTTTTTGAGCACATCACCCCTTACGAAACCATGGTGCGGCGCATGGAAAGGGTGATCGCCTCCGGCCGCACCCGGTACCAGGACTACTTTCTCTTTGAAACCGAGGGCTTCGGCAAGGTGCTGGTCCTGGACAAGGACGTGCAGAGCACCGAAAGGGACGAGTACGTCTACCACGAAACCCTGGTCCACCCCGCCATGCTCTCCCACCCCGAGCCCAGGACCGTGCTCATCGTGGGAGGCGGGGAAGGGGCCACCCTGAGGGAGGTGCTCAAGCACCCCACCGTGGAACGGGCGGTGATGGTGGACATCGACGGGGAACTGGTGGAGGTGGCCAAGCGCCACATGCCCGAATGGCACCAGGGAGCCTTCGAGGATCCCCGAACGGTCCTGATCATCGACGACGCCCGGGCTTACCTGGAGCGCACCCAGGACACGTACGATGTCATCATCATCGACCTCACGGACCCCGTGGGGGAGGACAACCCCGCACGGCTTCTCTACACGGTGGAGTTTTACCGTCTGGTGAAGGCCCACTTGAACCCCGGAGGGGTCATGGGGATGCAGGCGGGGATGATCATGCTCACCCACCACCGCGTGCATCCCGTGGTGCACCGCACGGTGCGGGAAGTGTTCCGCCACGTGCGGAGCTACAAGAACCACATCCCGGGCTTCTTCCTCAACTTCGGCTTCCTCCTGGCCTCGGATGCCTTTGACCCTGCGGCCTTCTCCGAAGGGGTTATCGAAGCCCGCATCCGGGAGCGGCAGCTGGCTTTAAGGCACCTCTCCGCCCCCTACCTCGAGGCCATGTTCGTCCTGCCCAAGGACATCCAGGAGGCAGTGGAAACGGAAACCATGGTATCCACCGATGCGAACCCCTTCTACCTCACCCCGGAGGGCGAGGCCCGTCAGTCCCCCTACCGGGGCTAAGGGGGCCTCTCTCAGGG is part of the Thermus caldilimi genome and harbors:
- the speE gene encoding polyamine aminopropyltransferase — protein: MDYGMYFFEHITPYETMVRRMERVIASGRTRYQDYFLFETEGFGKVLVLDKDVQSTERDEYVYHETLVHPAMLSHPEPRTVLIVGGGEGATLREVLKHPTVERAVMVDIDGELVEVAKRHMPEWHQGAFEDPRTVLIIDDARAYLERTQDTYDVIIIDLTDPVGEDNPARLLYTVEFYRLVKAHLNPGGVMGMQAGMIMLTHHRVHPVVHRTVREVFRHVRSYKNHIPGFFLNFGFLLASDAFDPAAFSEGVIEARIRERQLALRHLSAPYLEAMFVLPKDIQEAVETETMVSTDANPFYLTPEGEARQSPYRG
- the speD gene encoding S-adenosylmethionine decarboxylase, with the translated sequence METVPGGRWVAEIYGCDLDVLENPKMVEAALLDAVMRLGAPRGSAQSVVYKFHPQGLSAAVVSPVAAVMIHTWPEDNASATLDLYFYRDGVDPEEVLKGLSRAFGAKEESAFRYWRGTEHAIKRRAFGGQQGG